The Deltaproteobacteria bacterium genome contains the following window.
GGAAGCCTGATGTATGCTTATGAGGAGGCCTTCCATACCCATCACTTGTTGACGGCCCAGATCCTGTTGACCCGTGATGATCTAACCAACCGCCAACGCTACCTTAATGCCCGGAACACCCTGATTACCCTTTTAGAATGGGAAATTATCCCGATTATTAACGAAAATGATACCGTGGCGGTAGATGAAATCAAATTCGGTGACAACGATAATCTTTCGGCCCTGATCGCCCATTTGATCGACAGCGATCTGTTAATCGTTTTAACCGACACGGATGGACTCTATGATCGGGATCCCCGGGAAGACCCCCAGGCGGGCTTGATTCCGCTGGTAGAACATATCGACGGGCATGTCCTTGAATACACTTCCAAGTATTCAGGAGAATGGGGGCTCGGAGGGATGCGATCCAAGATTATGGCCGCTCGAAAGGTGACGGCCAGCGGCATCCCGGTCATCGTGGCCAATGGAAGGAAAGAAGGGGTTTTACGGGAGCTCATAAAAGGGAAACCCCTGGGTACCCTCTTTCTGCCCCAAAAGCCGACCTTAAGCCGTAAGAAACACTGGATTGCCTTTACCCTTAAACCCAAAGGGGAGATCGTCATCGACGACGGCGCCCGAAAGGCTGTGATGGAAAAGGGCAAAAGTTTGTTACCTTCCGGAATCGTAGAGATTCGCGGGCGTTTTGGGATCGGGGCCTGTGTCGGCCTTCTGGATCAGGAAGGTCAACCGGTCGGGAAAGGGCTGGTCAATTATTCTTCTTCGGATATCAATAAAATAAAAGGGTTGAAGACTTCTGAGATCGAGCAGCGCCTGGAATACAAG
Protein-coding sequences here:
- the proB gene encoding glutamate 5-kinase is translated as MEKQTGLTEQRKALIKGVRKIVIKIGSAVLTEKGTLHRPTIARLADEIAFLREKGYQTAIVSSGAIASGVGRMGMSRKPVTIPQKQAVAAIGQGSLMYAYEEAFHTHHLLTAQILLTRDDLTNRQRYLNARNTLITLLEWEIIPIINENDTVAVDEIKFGDNDNLSALIAHLIDSDLLIVLTDTDGLYDRDPREDPQAGLIPLVEHIDGHVLEYTSKYSGEWGLGGMRSKIMAARKVTASGIPVIVANGRKEGVLRELIKGKPLGTLFLPQKPTLSRKKHWIAFTLKPKGEIVIDDGARKAVMEKGKSLLPSGIVEIRGRFGIGACVGLLDQEGQPVGKGLVNYSSSDINKIKGLKTSEIEQRLEYKHSDEAIHRDNMVINKA